In Aegilops tauschii subsp. strangulata cultivar AL8/78 chromosome 3, Aet v6.0, whole genome shotgun sequence, one genomic interval encodes:
- the LOC141021078 gene encoding cytochrome P450 94B1-like, with product MDGNVALLLLLFPVLLAVYLRGRRVAPAAATANHCPHPNHVFGNAVPLLRNLHRFLDWATDQLAESPASTIEVRGPLGLGSGIATASPEAVDHLLRANFPNYVKGARFAVPFADLLGRGIFLADGRLWTLQRKLTMSPFTVVD from the coding sequence ATGGACGGCAAcgtcgcgctgctgctgctgctcttcccTGTCCTCCTCGCCGTCTACCTCCGGGGGCGCCGTGTCGCACCGGCCGCGGCGACCGCGAACCACTGTCCGCACCCGAACCACGTCTTCGGCAACGCCGTCCCGCTCCTCCGCAACCTGCACCGCTTCCTCGACTGGGCCACGGACCAGCTCGCCGAGTCCCCGGCCTCCACCATCGAGGTCCGCGGCCCGCTCGGCCTCGGCAGCGGCATCGCCACCGCCAGCCCGGAGGCCGTCGACCACCTCCTGCGCGCCAACTTCCCCAACTACGTCAAGGGCGCGCGCTTCGCGGTCCCCTTCGCCGACCTGCTCGGCCGCGGCATCTTCCTCGCCGACGGCCGCCTCTGGACCCTCCAGCGCAAGCTCACAATGTCTCCTTTCACGGTGGTCGATTAG